The proteins below are encoded in one region of Scyliorhinus torazame isolate Kashiwa2021f chromosome 8, sScyTor2.1, whole genome shotgun sequence:
- the LOC140427615 gene encoding uncharacterized protein yields the protein MRSLAAAERKECERRKLETSRRNVGEGGSPDVFCGLQKGFLLRSSERNLQHTIPERNIGGLKKGFLLGKNIHLFSDTNEVPRYQGPGKNEDPINGLSTGPCQTQGESPSLQKADLKENPEWNKVAAHSRISKQSDEENRSKVKLKCKNVFKMQHNLRDYVDQIKLIDWGHPDVEVAINRHPRLHRQMRDPRFVQTMKWFHEDPEGFLQHFEESDEELIFVKDVLEIMGQHLETHGNTSTNSFVQSLGLSPESEEKLNRISQHPEINLIINDPQFRETLRQISKNPVQAQRILEAPDPEFRAKLTMLVSAGVMDILLRNNSSI from the exons GaaaggaaagagtgtgagaggagaaagCTGGAAACATCACGAAGGAATGTCGGAGAGGGAGGGAGTCCAGATGTTTTCTGTGGTCTACAGAAGGGTTTCCTACTCAGGAGCTCGGAGCGTAATCTACAGCACACGATCCCAGAAAGAAATATTGGTGGACTGAAGAAGGGATTTCTTTTAGGGAAGAACATTCATCTGTTTTCAGATACCAATGAGGTGCCCCGTTACCAGGGGCCTGGGAAGAACGAGGACCCAATCAATGGCCTGAGCACTGGGCCCTGCCAGACGCAGGGGGAATCGCCTTCTCTGCAAAAGGCAGATCTCAAGGAGAATCCGGAATGGAATAAGGTGGCAGCTCATAGCAGAATTTCAAAGCAGAGCGATGAGGAAAACAGGAGCAAAGTTAAACTAAAATGCAAGAACGTTTTCAAAATGCAGCATAACCTGAGAGATTATGTGGATCAGATTAAGTTGATTG ATTGGGGACATCCAGATGTGGAGGTTGCGATTAACAGACACCCCCGCCTACACCGGCAGATGCGAGACCCGCGCTTTGTTCAAACCATGAAATGGTTTCATGAGGATCCGGAGGGATTTTTGCAGCATTttgaagaaagtgatgaggaactgATCTTCGTCAAAGATGTGCTGGAGATTATGG GACAACACCTTGAGACACACGGCAACACGTCAACAAACAGCTTTGTTCAATCACTCGGTCTGAGCCCAGAGAGTGAGGAGAAGTTAAACAGAATTTCACAACATCCTGAAATAAACTTGATAATCAATGACCCACAgttcagagagacactgagacaaatAAGTAAAAATCCTGTTCAGGCACAGAG AATATTGGAAGCTCCTGACCCTGAGTTCCGAGCTAAGTTGACAATGTTGGTATCTGCCGGTGTCATGGATATTCTGCTGAGGAACAACAGCTCGATTTGA